CAGAATAATGAATTCATCGCAAAATATGCGGATGCTAAAAAATTAAATTGGCAAAATGAATACGATCTCGTAAAAAAAATCTTTACGAACATCAAAAACTCCAAAGAATACGAAGCCTATATTGCCGCTCCGGATGCTTCATTTAAAATGCAACAAGATTTTATTGTCGAAATGTACGAAACGTATGTGGCGGAATATGAAATTTTAATTCAACATTTTGAAGAAAAAAATATTCATTGGGGCGATGATATTTATTTGGTGCATCACTTAGTGGCAAAAACGATTGCAGCGTTAGAAGAAGATTCAGAAAAAAATTTTTCGCTGATGACTTTGTACAAAGATGCGGAGGAAGATCGGAAATTTATCAAAGATTTATTTCGTAAAACAATTTTGAACGACGAAGAAAATTCGAAAATAATTGCCGACAAAACCAGCAATTGGGATATGGAGCGTTTGGCTTTTATGGATTTATTATTGATGCGGATGGCTGTTGCCGAAGTGCTTTATTTTCCAAGTATTCCTGTAAAAGTAACGCTCAACGAATACATCGAATTATCGAAAATGTACAGCACGCCCAAAAGCAAAGTTTTTATTAATGGCGTACTCGACAAATTAGTTGCCGATTTCAAAGCGAACGATCAAATCAAAAAAGTGGGACGAGGTTTACTCGAGGAATAGAAAATTGTAATGGCTATTTTACTATTTTTGCGATAACAATTTATAATTAAGATCATGAAAAAAATATTTTTTTACAGCGTTGTTTTGTTTGCAAATGCAATTCTTTTTTCTTGCAATAATAGTACTGAAAATAAATCGCAAACAGTCAATGGAATCTCCACTGATATCGTAAATATTCCTTCTGGTACAAAAGGAAATGATAAAAGCGGAGCCACATTTGTACTTGCTGAAACGTCGCATGATTTTGGAAACATCACGCAAGGAGAAAAAGTATCGTACGCTTTTAAATTTAGAAATACAGGAAGTTCAGATTTAGTCATTTCTTCTGCCGTTGGAAGTTGCGGTTGCACCGTTCCTGAATATCCGAAAGGAGCTGTTCATGCAGGCGCAGATGGCGTTGTAAATGTAGTTTTTGACAGCGTAGGAAAATCTGGTAAAGTGGAAAAAACAGTTACGATTGTTACCAATTCGACACCCAATACTTCCGTGATTACGATTACAGCAAACATATTAGTACCAAGTGATAAACAATAATTAAAATCAAAATTAAACGATGAAAATGACGCATATTTTATTGATGACATCTCCTGGCGGACAAGGCGGAGGAGCAATGGGTTTAGTATTTCCGATACTATTGGTTGCTGTATTTTATTTTTTTATGATACGTCCGCAAACGAAAAAAGCAAAAGACCAAAAGGCGTTCAGAGCAAATCTTCAAAAAGGAGATAAAATTGTTACGATTGGTGGCATCCATGGTAAGATTATAGAAGTACAAGAAACTACTTTTACGATTGAAGTAGAAGGCGGAAATCGTTTACGCATTGAGCAATCAGCGGTAGCGATGGAAAATACGGCTTTGCTGAACAGCGATTCGTCGAAATAAAAAGAAAAATAGATTGAACGAAAAGCCATTGCAAAATGGCTTTTCGAATTTATATTCGAATTGGTTTTCAAAAAATTGAAATTGAAAATAAATTTTGTTGATATTGTAAACAACCTTCGTAACTTCAGCAATATTAAGCTGAGCAGAAGAGCAATTACATTTATTGTTTGTGTTTTAATTTCTACTTTTTTTTGGTTTATCATCGTGTTTTCAAAAAAATACACGGATACGGTTAGTTTTCCTGTGCGATACGTAAATTTACCAAGCAACAAAGTGCTTTCGAATGTGCTTGCGGACAATATTGATGCACAAATTTATACCAGTGGATTCAGTCTTCTTGGCTATAAAATAAACCCTGAAACCGACCCTTTAACAATTGATGTAAACGAGATAAAATCGTACACCAAAACGGATTTTTATTATTTAGCTACCAATTCAGAAATAGATAAATTATCGGCACAATTGAGTTCCGGAATTAAAATCATAAAAATAATTCCCGACACGATTTTTTTTGATTTTAGTCCGATGGTAAGCAAACAAATTCCTGTAAAATTAAATTCTGATTTGCAATTTCAAAGTGAGTTTCAATTGTCAGACAGCATAAAAATAAACCCCTCTGAAATTACTGTTTCGGGTACACAATCAGCATTACAAGATATTCATCAAATAGAAACTGAAAAACTTTCGCTGAAAAATATCAATAAAAATATTATTGTAGATGTGCCTTTATTGTTGAGCAGTTCCATGCAACAAATAACGGTATCAGCAAAAAAAGTTTCGATCAGCATTCCGGTTGCGAAGTATACGGAAGGTTCTTTTGATATTCCTGTTCAACTAATAAATATGCCGAATAATGTGAGCATGAAAATTTTTCCTGATAAAATAAATGTGCGGTTTTTAGTTGCTTTCGCAGATTATCAAACGATTACACCCGATGAATTTACTGCTGTAATTGATTATCAAGACATAAAAGAAGGATCGGATAAATTGAAAATAAGAATACAAAAATCGCCTGAAAAAATAAAATCGCTGCAATTAAATCCCGAAAAAGTAGAATATATTATTCGTAAATAAATGATAAAAGTCGGCATTACAGGTGGCATTGGAAGCGGGAAATCAACCGTGTGCGAAATTTTTTCGAAACTCGGTATTCCTATTTTTTATGCAGATAAAGAAGCGCGCGATTTATTATACTCGGATATACTTGTAATTGCTGCTATAGAAAAGGCTTTCGGGAAAATAATTTTTGACAGTAAAAATATAATCGATCGAAAAAAGGTAGCAGAAATTGTTTTTAAAGACGTAGATAAATTGCAACAATTAAATGCCATCATTCATCCCGCCGTTGTGAAAAAATTTGAAAAATGGACAGCTCAAAAAAATAATTTTTCGTACGTTATAAAAGAAGCTGCTATTTTGTTTGAAAGTGGTGCCAACAAAGGTTTGGATAAAATAATTTCAGTTACAGCACCTATGGAATTACGCATACAGCGTGTGATGCAGCGTGATAAGGTAACGAGAGGAATGGTAGAACAAAGAATGGGAAAACAATGGAGCGACGACAAAAAAATAAATTTGTCCGACTACCTTATTGTGAATGATGAAAAGGAATTGCTACTGCCACAAGTGTTAAAAATTCACGAACAATTAATCAATAAAAAATGAAAATTCTTTCGGATCAACAGCTTCGTGAAGCAGATGAATTTACGGTTTTGAATAATTCTATTTCTTCGCTAGATTTAATGGAGCGCGCCGCAAGTGCTTGTGTAGATTGGATTATAGCACATCTCGAAAAAAATAGTTCTATAAAAATAATTTGCGGTTGCGGCAATAATGGTGGCGACGGTTTGGCGATTGCTCGTTTACTTTCTGAAAAAGAATTTTCTGTAGAGGTTTTTGTTATCATGCATTCAGATAAATTTTCGGAGAATTTTATCGCCAATAAAAAGCGGCTTTCTGAAAAAAATATTTTACTTCAAGAAATTTCTGAAGTTTCCGAAATTAATTTTTCAAAAAAAGATTTTGTTATAGATGCCATTTTCGGAATTGGCTTAAATAGGAATGTGGAAGGAATTGCTAAAGATGTTATCGGGAAAATAAATAAAAGTCCCGTAACTGTTATCTCTATTGATATTCCTTCGGGTTTAAAATCAGAAGGAAAACAAGATTTCACAAAAAGCGCAATCGTAAATGCTGATTACACATTGACTTTTCAATCGCCTAAATTTTCTTTTTTATTTCCAAATTCAGGACAATTTGTTGGTGAGTTTTTTGTGATGGATATTGGTTTAAATCCACATTTTATTGAGGAACAAAAAACATCTAATTTTTATGTAACTCGAAATTTTATTCAACCCAATTTTATTCCGCGTAAAAAATTTTCGCATAAAGGAATATTCGGACATGTTTTTTTGCTTTCGGGAAGTTACGGAAAAATGGGAGCTGCGGTGCTTGCTGCTAAAGCTTGTTTGCGTTCGGGCGCGGGTTTAGTAACGGTTCATATTCCTCGCTGCGGATATGAAATTATGCAAACTGCTATTCCCGAAGCTATGGTGGAATGCGACAGTTCGGATGAATTTATTACAGAAATTAATTCTCTCGAAAAATATACTACAATTGCAGTTGGTCCAGGAATTGGAATGGAAAAGCAAACACAAAATATATTGAAATTATTGATTCAAAACACCAAAACACCCATGGTTATTGATGCAGATGCAATTAATATTTTATCAGACAATAAAACATGGCTGGCATTTGTTCCGCCCAATAGTATTTATACGCCACATCCCAAAGAGTTTGAGCGTTTGGTTGGGAAAGTCGAAGATGATTATGAACGTCATTTATTACAAAAAGAATTTTCCATCAAAAACAATGCTTTTGTTGTTTTAAAAGGCGCAAACACAGCGATTTCTTGTCCAGATGAAGAAGTGTATTTTAATTCAACTGGAAATCCGGGAATGTCGAAAGCTGGAAACGGAGATGCACTTACAGGAATTATTGCAGCTTTGTTGGCTAACGGTTATGAGCCGAAAAAGGCAGCCGTTTTGGGTGTTTATTTGCACGGTTTAGCAGGTGATTTGTCAGCTGATAAACACAGTCAAGAAGCAATGCTCGCTTCTGATTTAATCGAATCCTTAGGAACGGCTTTTCAAAAAATATTTTTTTGAAATAGAAAAGAATAAGTTATTTGATTAACGACAAAAAAGGGACAGTTGATTCCTCCTTTTTTGTTACCCATTCAGGTACGATGTAAAAAAATAGGAAGAGTTAAGCGTATTGCTGCTATCATTTTAGTGAGTAATAGCGTGTAATTATTTTTTGTACATTAGAAAATTATTTTTGAGAGCACCTTAAATTATGAATGATTCCATCCATCAGATACTCTTAAAATACTGGGGCTATTCGCAATTTCGTCCTTTACAGGAAGATATTATTTCCGCTGTGTTGGAAGGAAAAGATACGCTTGCTTTATTGCCAACAGGCGGTGGAAAATCCATTTGTTTTCAAGTGCCTGCGCTATTGAAAGAAGGAATATGTATTGTCGTTTCGCCGCTTATCGCATTGATGCAAGACCAAGTGGAAAACCTTCAGCAGAGAGATATTTCAGCCATAGCCATTACTTCTGCGATGCAAAAAAGAGAAATTGATATTGCCTTGGATAATTGTATTTATGGGAAAATTAAATTTTTGTATCTCTCGCCAGAGCGCCTCCAGACAGAGATTGTGCGTGTGCGTTTACAAAAAATGAAAATCAATTTAATTGCTGTAGATGAAGCACATTGTATTTCGCAATGGGGTTATGATTTTCGTCCTTCCTATTTGCACATTGCAGAATTGCGTGAACTACTTCCGAATGTTCCTGTGCTTGCACTTACTGCCACTGCAACGCCGCAAGTAGCAAACGACATTCAGCAAAAACTTTTTTTCAAGAAAGAGAATATCATTCAAAAAAGTTTCGAGCGGAAGAACCTTGCTTACGTTGTCATCAACGACGAAAACAAATTAGAGCGATTGAAAAAAATAATTTCCAAACTCAGCGGTAGCGGAATTATTTACGTTCGTAACCGAAAAAAAACAGAAGAGATTGCGCGCTTTTTAAATCAATATAAATCGGATGCGGATTTTTATCATGCTGGATTAAATAACACGCAACGTAGCGCCAAACAAGATAATTGGAAGAAAAATAAAACACGTATCATTGTTTGTACCAACGCCTTTGGGATGGGAATTGATAAACCCGATGTACGATTTGTGGTGCATTACGACGTTCCGGATTGCATCGAATCGTATTTTCAAGAAGCGGGCAGGGCAGGGCGTGATGAACAAAAGGCGTATGCTATTTTGTTGTATTCTGAAAGCGATCGCTACGAATTGGCACGTACCATTAACAATAATTTTCCGAGTATCGAGACCATAAATAAAGTGTATCAGTCGCTTGGTAATTACTTTCAATTGGCGGTGGGTAGCGGACAATTTGCTTCTTTTGATTTTGATATTTCTGATTTTTGCAATCGATTTGAACTGAATGCGTATCACGTTTACAGCGCATTAAAAATATTGGAAAAGGAAGAATATCTCACTGCCACCGAAGCTTT
The nucleotide sequence above comes from Bacteroidia bacterium. Encoded proteins:
- the nusB gene encoding transcription antitermination factor NusB; protein product: MLNRRYLRIKVMQALYAFFQSEGKDLAKAEVELFRNIDKIYDLYVLQLLILPEVRDIAENVSEEAKKKRLPTENDLNPNRKFLDNKIILLLQNNEFIAKYADAKKLNWQNEYDLVKKIFTNIKNSKEYEAYIAAPDASFKMQQDFIVEMYETYVAEYEILIQHFEEKNIHWGDDIYLVHHLVAKTIAALEEDSEKNFSLMTLYKDAEEDRKFIKDLFRKTILNDEENSKIIADKTSNWDMERLAFMDLLLMRMAVAEVLYFPSIPVKVTLNEYIELSKMYSTPKSKVFINGVLDKLVADFKANDQIKKVGRGLLEE
- a CDS encoding DUF1573 domain-containing protein, coding for MKKIFFYSVVLFANAILFSCNNSTENKSQTVNGISTDIVNIPSGTKGNDKSGATFVLAETSHDFGNITQGEKVSYAFKFRNTGSSDLVISSAVGSCGCTVPEYPKGAVHAGADGVVNVVFDSVGKSGKVEKTVTIVTNSTPNTSVITITANILVPSDKQ
- the yajC gene encoding preprotein translocase subunit YajC: MKMTHILLMTSPGGQGGGAMGLVFPILLVAVFYFFMIRPQTKKAKDQKAFRANLQKGDKIVTIGGIHGKIIEVQETTFTIEVEGGNRLRIEQSAVAMENTALLNSDSSK
- a CDS encoding CdaR family protein — translated: MKINFVDIVNNLRNFSNIKLSRRAITFIVCVLISTFFWFIIVFSKKYTDTVSFPVRYVNLPSNKVLSNVLADNIDAQIYTSGFSLLGYKINPETDPLTIDVNEIKSYTKTDFYYLATNSEIDKLSAQLSSGIKIIKIIPDTIFFDFSPMVSKQIPVKLNSDLQFQSEFQLSDSIKINPSEITVSGTQSALQDIHQIETEKLSLKNINKNIIVDVPLLLSSSMQQITVSAKKVSISIPVAKYTEGSFDIPVQLINMPNNVSMKIFPDKINVRFLVAFADYQTITPDEFTAVIDYQDIKEGSDKLKIRIQKSPEKIKSLQLNPEKVEYIIRK
- the coaE gene encoding dephospho-CoA kinase (Dephospho-CoA kinase (CoaE) performs the final step in coenzyme A biosynthesis.); its protein translation is MIKVGITGGIGSGKSTVCEIFSKLGIPIFYADKEARDLLYSDILVIAAIEKAFGKIIFDSKNIIDRKKVAEIVFKDVDKLQQLNAIIHPAVVKKFEKWTAQKNNFSYVIKEAAILFESGANKGLDKIISVTAPMELRIQRVMQRDKVTRGMVEQRMGKQWSDDKKINLSDYLIVNDEKELLLPQVLKIHEQLINKK
- a CDS encoding NAD(P)H-hydrate dehydratase — translated: MKILSDQQLREADEFTVLNNSISSLDLMERAASACVDWIIAHLEKNSSIKIICGCGNNGGDGLAIARLLSEKEFSVEVFVIMHSDKFSENFIANKKRLSEKNILLQEISEVSEINFSKKDFVIDAIFGIGLNRNVEGIAKDVIGKINKSPVTVISIDIPSGLKSEGKQDFTKSAIVNADYTLTFQSPKFSFLFPNSGQFVGEFFVMDIGLNPHFIEEQKTSNFYVTRNFIQPNFIPRKKFSHKGIFGHVFLLSGSYGKMGAAVLAAKACLRSGAGLVTVHIPRCGYEIMQTAIPEAMVECDSSDEFITEINSLEKYTTIAVGPGIGMEKQTQNILKLLIQNTKTPMVIDADAINILSDNKTWLAFVPPNSIYTPHPKEFERLVGKVEDDYERHLLQKEFSIKNNAFVVLKGANTAISCPDEEVYFNSTGNPGMSKAGNGDALTGIIAALLANGYEPKKAAVLGVYLHGLAGDLSADKHSQEAMLASDLIESLGTAFQKIFF
- a CDS encoding ATP-dependent DNA helicase RecQ, which produces MNDSIHQILLKYWGYSQFRPLQEDIISAVLEGKDTLALLPTGGGKSICFQVPALLKEGICIVVSPLIALMQDQVENLQQRDISAIAITSAMQKREIDIALDNCIYGKIKFLYLSPERLQTEIVRVRLQKMKINLIAVDEAHCISQWGYDFRPSYLHIAELRELLPNVPVLALTATATPQVANDIQQKLFFKKENIIQKSFERKNLAYVVINDENKLERLKKIISKLSGSGIIYVRNRKKTEEIARFLNQYKSDADFYHAGLNNTQRSAKQDNWKKNKTRIIVCTNAFGMGIDKPDVRFVVHYDVPDCIESYFQEAGRAGRDEQKAYAILLYSESDRYELARTINNNFPSIETINKVYQSLGNYFQLAVGSGQFASFDFDISDFCNRFELNAYHVYSALKILEKEEYLTATEALHQPSRIHVNVNKEELYKFQVANSGYDNFIKLLLRSYTGIFDGFVKINEKELASRAETSKEKIIELLHFLDKMNLLAYVPQTEMPQVIYMKERLPIADLLISKAHVSEQKEKAEKRMEWMLHYATSIHKCRSRVLLAYFGETETYRCGICDVCLERNKLDLSELEFDTIKEALTKELQEKKMLLNDLIHSIKNYRDDKTIKVIQWLLDNDELVYDEENKLHLKK